The following coding sequences are from one Microbacterium wangchenii window:
- a CDS encoding lyase family protein: MPSDASAGPARAVDAGLLSPVTVGHDEAVTDAAVLGALVEVEAALTRAYVRLGIAPAEAAEAVASAGERVGSDVPRLAAASVAGGNPVIPLVGMLREHVPGELRVWVHRGATSQDILDSALMLVARRAVGDIQVSLRAVDAALAAFAAAHRGDVAAARTLTQHAVPTTLGHRAGMWLRGVRRAADRLAEAGDRLPAQLGGAAGTLASFVEIAGAGDATALPAAFADELGLAAPDAPWHTVRWPVTELGDALVQAIDAVGVLAADVATASRTEIGELAEGTGGGSSAMPQKQNPAASVLVRSAALRAPQLGATLHLAAAFAVDERPDGAWHAEWPTLRELLRLALGATATAAALAAGLRVDAEALACNVAATGGLLVAERLSLVLGPVLGAARVSELVRAAAQGDDLAALLSAEPAVRTLAEERGASSSGAFVTALLDPAGYTGLAEKFVDDVVAPKHPAAGQENA, translated from the coding sequence TTGCCTTCTGATGCATCCGCCGGCCCCGCACGCGCTGTGGACGCCGGACTGCTGTCTCCGGTGACCGTCGGTCACGACGAGGCGGTGACGGATGCGGCGGTCCTCGGCGCGCTCGTCGAGGTCGAGGCGGCGCTGACGCGGGCCTACGTCCGGCTGGGCATCGCCCCGGCGGAAGCGGCGGAGGCCGTGGCGTCGGCGGGGGAGCGCGTCGGCTCCGACGTGCCGCGGCTGGCCGCCGCATCCGTCGCGGGCGGGAACCCCGTCATCCCGCTGGTGGGGATGCTGCGGGAGCACGTGCCCGGCGAGCTGCGGGTGTGGGTGCACCGCGGTGCCACCAGCCAGGACATCCTCGACTCGGCCCTCATGCTCGTCGCGCGCCGTGCGGTCGGCGACATCCAGGTGTCGCTGCGCGCGGTGGATGCGGCGCTGGCGGCGTTCGCCGCCGCCCACCGCGGCGACGTGGCTGCGGCCCGGACGCTCACGCAGCATGCCGTGCCCACGACCCTCGGGCACCGCGCCGGCATGTGGCTGCGCGGTGTGCGCCGGGCCGCCGACCGGCTCGCCGAGGCGGGCGACCGCCTGCCCGCGCAGCTCGGGGGCGCCGCCGGCACCCTGGCCTCCTTCGTGGAGATCGCCGGAGCAGGCGACGCCACCGCGCTGCCCGCAGCATTCGCCGACGAACTCGGGCTCGCCGCCCCCGACGCGCCCTGGCACACCGTCCGCTGGCCCGTCACCGAGCTCGGCGACGCCCTCGTCCAGGCGATCGACGCCGTCGGCGTCCTCGCCGCCGACGTCGCCACCGCCAGCCGGACCGAGATCGGCGAACTGGCCGAGGGCACCGGCGGCGGATCCTCCGCGATGCCGCAGAAGCAGAACCCCGCCGCATCCGTGCTGGTGCGCTCGGCCGCCCTGCGCGCCCCGCAGCTGGGTGCGACGCTGCACCTGGCCGCAGCGTTCGCCGTCGACGAGCGCCCCGACGGCGCGTGGCACGCCGAGTGGCCGACGCTGCGCGAGCTGCTCCGCCTCGCACTGGGCGCCACGGCGACGGCGGCGGCCCTGGCCGCAGGACTGCGCGTGGACGCCGAGGCCCTTGCCTGCAACGTCGCCGCGACCGGCGGGCTCCTCGTCGCAGAGCGGCTCTCCCTCGTCCTGGGACCCGTTCTGGGCGCCGCCCGCGTGTCGGAGCTCGTGCGCGCCGCCGCACAGGGGGACGACCTCGCCGCGCTGCTGTCGGCAGAACCCGCCGTCCGCACTCTCGCGGAGGAGCGTGGCGCATCCTCTTCCGGCGCGTTCGTGACCGCGCTGCTCGATCCGGCCGGCTACACCGGTCTCGCCGAGAAGTTCGTCGACGACGTCGTCGCCCCGAAGCACCCCGCCGCAGGACAGGAGAACGCATGA
- the pcaG gene encoding protocatechuate 3,4-dioxygenase subunit alpha, whose protein sequence is MAIRRPQEPKTHEATGGQTVGPFFAFGLDYAKKHEVVFPHSPGAIVLGGTVYDGAGAPIPDAVVEIWSADANGQVPRNQGALRRDDHTFTGFGRSATTDVGHYEFWTCNPGPVDGGAPFFSVVVFARGLPDKLVTRIYLPEYEELREKDALLSSLEPEERATLIATRTSDGHLHHDIWLQGEKETVFLAF, encoded by the coding sequence ATGGCCATCCGCCGCCCCCAGGAGCCCAAGACGCACGAAGCCACCGGCGGCCAGACCGTCGGCCCGTTCTTCGCGTTCGGGCTCGACTACGCCAAGAAGCACGAAGTCGTCTTCCCGCACAGCCCCGGCGCGATCGTGCTCGGCGGCACCGTGTACGACGGCGCCGGTGCGCCGATCCCCGACGCGGTCGTGGAGATCTGGAGCGCCGACGCGAACGGTCAGGTCCCGCGCAATCAGGGCGCTCTCCGCCGTGACGACCACACCTTCACCGGCTTCGGACGTTCGGCGACCACGGATGTCGGGCATTACGAGTTCTGGACGTGCAACCCCGGACCGGTCGACGGCGGGGCGCCGTTCTTCTCGGTCGTCGTGTTCGCGCGGGGTCTCCCCGACAAGCTCGTGACGCGCATCTACCTGCCCGAGTACGAGGAACTGCGCGAGAAGGATGCCCTGCTGTCCTCTCTCGAGCCCGAGGAGCGCGCTACGCTCATCGCAACACGCACGTCCGACGGCCATCTGCACCACGACATCTGGCTGCAGGGCGAGAAGGAGACCGTCTTCCTTGCCTTCTGA
- the pcaH gene encoding protocatechuate 3,4-dioxygenase subunit beta — protein MTSAQPDAPERGAFSSPAEPTAAAPESLLASPDMPSQNQITQEIVDYHAAAQRRVDAGEKLPISLHDFPPYRSSLLRHPTKNLKLVDPETIELWSPAYGQRDVAAIEADLTLQHTGEPQGERITVRGRLLDSWGRPVRNQLIEIWQANAAGRYIHQRDQHPAPLDPNFTGAGRTITDDNGEYLFTTIKPGPYPWKNHVNAWRPAHIHFSIFGSGFTQRLVTQMYFPGDPLFPLDPIYNTIWRQEDRDRLIGIYDHDLSVPEFSMGYRFDIVVDGPDATWFEPEGEH, from the coding sequence ATGACCTCAGCGCAGCCCGACGCGCCGGAGCGGGGAGCGTTCTCGTCGCCCGCGGAGCCGACCGCCGCAGCACCCGAATCGCTGCTGGCCTCGCCCGATATGCCGTCGCAGAACCAGATCACGCAGGAAATCGTCGATTACCACGCCGCCGCGCAGCGCCGTGTCGACGCCGGCGAGAAGCTCCCGATCAGCCTGCACGACTTCCCGCCGTACCGCTCCAGCCTTCTGCGCCACCCGACGAAGAACCTCAAGCTCGTCGACCCGGAGACGATCGAGCTGTGGTCGCCCGCCTACGGCCAGCGCGATGTCGCCGCGATCGAGGCCGACCTGACCCTGCAGCACACCGGCGAGCCGCAGGGCGAGCGCATCACGGTGCGCGGGCGCCTGCTGGACTCGTGGGGCCGCCCCGTGCGCAACCAGCTCATCGAGATCTGGCAGGCCAATGCGGCAGGCCGCTACATCCACCAGCGCGACCAGCATCCCGCGCCCCTGGACCCCAACTTCACCGGCGCCGGTCGCACGATCACCGACGACAACGGCGAGTACCTCTTCACGACGATCAAGCCGGGGCCGTACCCCTGGAAGAACCACGTCAACGCGTGGCGCCCCGCGCACATCCACTTCTCCATCTTCGGCTCGGGCTTCACTCAGCGCCTCGTCACCCAGATGTACTTCCCGGGCGACCCGCTGTTCCCCCTCGACCCGATCTACAACACGATCTGGCGTCAGGAGGACCGCGACCGCCTGATCGGGATCTACGATCACGACCTGTCGGTGCCCGAGTTCTCGATGGGGTACCGCTTCGACATCGTCGTGGACGGCCCCGACGCGACCTGGTTCGAGCCCGAGGGAGAGCACTGA
- a CDS encoding MFS transporter: MGEDTNATRLPPAASGIALIVAVCLVAANMRPTVTAVGPLLDRIGDDTGMSIATLGLITSIPLIAWAVVSPLAHDLSRRFGLSRVVTWALVLLTVGTIVRSLPGMPAALWLGTAIIGAALALTNVLMPAAVKRDFPGRTALMMAVYTALLGAVGAVASGVAVPIAQAVGDDAGWRVALVITGGGLLPFAIAAWAWATRGTHPPRPPRGAARRRRTGIWSDGTAWLVAGYMGLQSSTFYMLVTWLATISVSTGRSPVVAGFDVMIYQLCSIAGSLVIPLVLRGAAERFVPALIPVLGVTGTAGLMLAPGAILVWCVLLGLFGGASLGMALTLVAHRARDHDTATVLSGMAQSVGYLVAAAGPVAFGALHAAFGGWFTSLSLVLAAMLAQCVVGVFAGRDRFVLEPRP; this comes from the coding sequence ATGGGCGAGGACACGAACGCGACGCGGCTGCCTCCCGCCGCATCCGGCATCGCCCTCATCGTCGCCGTGTGCCTGGTCGCGGCGAACATGCGGCCGACCGTGACGGCGGTGGGTCCGCTCCTGGACCGCATCGGCGACGACACCGGCATGTCGATCGCGACCCTCGGGCTCATCACCTCCATCCCGCTCATCGCGTGGGCGGTCGTGTCCCCGCTCGCTCACGACCTGAGCCGCCGATTCGGGCTGTCGCGGGTCGTGACGTGGGCGCTCGTGCTGCTGACCGTCGGCACGATCGTGCGCTCCCTTCCCGGCATGCCCGCCGCGCTGTGGCTGGGGACGGCGATCATCGGTGCCGCCCTCGCCCTGACCAACGTGCTCATGCCGGCCGCCGTCAAACGCGACTTCCCCGGGCGCACCGCCCTCATGATGGCGGTCTACACCGCGCTGCTCGGAGCCGTCGGCGCTGTCGCCTCCGGCGTCGCGGTGCCGATCGCGCAAGCCGTCGGCGACGACGCGGGCTGGCGCGTCGCGCTCGTGATCACCGGCGGCGGGCTCCTGCCCTTCGCGATCGCGGCCTGGGCGTGGGCCACACGCGGCACGCACCCGCCGCGCCCCCCGCGCGGAGCGGCGCGCCGGCGGCGGACGGGCATCTGGTCCGACGGCACGGCATGGCTCGTGGCCGGCTACATGGGGCTGCAGTCGTCCACCTTCTACATGCTCGTGACGTGGCTCGCGACGATCTCCGTGTCGACGGGGCGCAGTCCGGTCGTCGCCGGGTTCGACGTCATGATCTACCAGCTGTGCTCCATCGCCGGCTCCCTCGTCATCCCCCTCGTGCTGCGGGGCGCGGCGGAGCGGTTCGTCCCTGCGCTGATCCCCGTCCTGGGGGTCACGGGCACCGCCGGGCTCATGCTCGCCCCGGGCGCCATCCTCGTGTGGTGCGTGCTGCTGGGCCTGTTCGGCGGGGCCTCACTCGGGATGGCGCTGACCCTCGTGGCCCACCGCGCACGCGACCACGACACCGCGACCGTCCTGTCGGGCATGGCGCAGTCGGTGGGCTACCTCGTCGCCGCCGCCGGACCGGTCGCCTTCGGCGCCCTGCACGCGGCGTTCGGCGGATGGTTCACCTCACTGTCGCTGGTGCTCGCCGCGATGCTCGCCCAGTGCGTCGTGGGGGTGTTCGCCGGTCGCGACCGCTTCGTCCTCGAGCCGCGCCCGTGA
- a CDS encoding MarR family winged helix-turn-helix transcriptional regulator, producing MSKPADTAASRAGLGDSVLTDDLSFLLARANALSLAAGNAALAEHGLRARSYSVLALSATDARPSQRELAEFLRLDPSQVVALVDDLQSRGLVERQPDPTDRRANVVVATDEGRALFAVAAEAARRSEAGVHADLSADERDQLILLLRRLAFPAD from the coding sequence ATGTCGAAGCCCGCGGACACGGCCGCTTCGAGGGCCGGTCTGGGCGACTCGGTGCTCACCGACGATCTGAGCTTCCTGCTCGCGCGGGCCAACGCGCTCTCGCTCGCCGCCGGCAACGCCGCTCTGGCCGAGCACGGCCTGCGGGCGCGCTCGTACTCCGTGCTCGCGCTGTCGGCCACCGACGCGCGGCCGTCGCAGCGTGAGCTGGCGGAGTTCCTCCGGCTCGACCCCAGCCAGGTCGTCGCGCTCGTGGACGATCTGCAGTCGCGCGGGCTCGTCGAGCGTCAGCCCGACCCCACCGACCGGCGCGCGAACGTCGTGGTGGCCACGGATGAGGGACGCGCGCTGTTCGCCGTGGCCGCCGAGGCCGCGCGGCGCTCGGAGGCCGGCGTGCACGCCGACCTCAGCGCAGACGAGCGGGACCAGCTCATCCTGCTGCTGCGCCGCCTGGCCTTCCCCGCCGACTGA
- a CDS encoding SDR family oxidoreductase — protein sequence MSLEGKVAIVTGSGRGLGLAYAQELARQGAAVVINDVDAATAADAVASIESAGGKAVAVVAPVGPTETAKQLVQTAVDTYGRLDILVTNAGVLRDTVLWKMSDDDFDTVINVHLRGTFTTVREAASYMRANEIPGRIITIGSPTGQRGNFGQTNYAAAKAGIVGMVRTWSLELKKAGITVNAVIPVAATAMTATVPYFAAAVEADEKGEPMPAFFRHDLGFGTSDDVAGLIAYLASDEAAGVTGQAIGVGGDRLQLWSHPEPVATAYHDGGWSYQALQDGFADAVGPLQSVGEKFPPLPDDLQRPAPGA from the coding sequence ATGTCGCTCGAAGGCAAGGTCGCCATCGTCACCGGTTCGGGCCGGGGACTGGGGCTCGCATACGCGCAGGAACTGGCACGCCAGGGTGCCGCCGTGGTCATCAACGACGTCGACGCCGCCACCGCGGCCGACGCCGTCGCATCGATCGAATCCGCCGGGGGCAAGGCCGTCGCCGTCGTCGCGCCCGTCGGGCCGACCGAGACGGCGAAGCAGCTCGTGCAGACCGCCGTGGACACGTACGGCCGGCTGGACATCCTCGTCACCAACGCCGGGGTCCTGCGCGACACCGTGCTGTGGAAGATGAGCGACGACGACTTCGACACCGTCATCAACGTGCACCTGCGCGGGACGTTCACGACCGTGCGCGAGGCGGCGTCCTACATGCGCGCCAACGAGATCCCGGGGCGCATCATCACGATCGGCTCCCCCACCGGGCAGCGCGGCAACTTCGGGCAGACCAACTACGCCGCAGCCAAGGCCGGCATCGTCGGCATGGTGCGCACGTGGAGCCTCGAGCTGAAGAAGGCGGGCATCACCGTCAACGCCGTCATCCCCGTCGCCGCCACGGCCATGACGGCCACCGTGCCGTACTTCGCCGCCGCCGTCGAGGCGGACGAGAAGGGCGAGCCGATGCCGGCGTTCTTCCGCCACGACCTCGGTTTCGGCACGAGCGACGACGTCGCCGGCCTCATCGCCTACCTCGCGTCCGATGAGGCCGCCGGCGTCACCGGCCAGGCCATCGGCGTGGGCGGCGACCGCCTCCAGCTGTGGTCGCACCCCGAGCCGGTGGCCACGGCCTACCACGACGGCGGCTGGTCGTACCAGGCGCTGCAGGACGGCTTCGCCGACGCGGTGGGACCCCTGCAGTCGGTCGGCGAGAAGTTCCCGCCGCTGCCCGACGACCTGCAGCGTCCGGCGCCGGGCGCCTGA
- a CDS encoding amidohydrolase family protein, whose translation MTRYESAIDLDAITAIDVHVHIEVDGHGHASLPPDLAEAAAKYFSTDGGAPDLDGVAAYYRERKMAAVVFTVDSESNLGHAPLSSAEIADGAARNNDVLIPFGSVDPRKGPAAVEQARRLIEDHGVRGFKFHPTVQGFDPSDPQWFPLYETLQDAGVVALFHTGQTGIGAGMPGGRGFRLALSNPILLDAVAAEFGDLQIIMAHPSVPWQDEALSVATHKHNTWIDLSGWSPKYFPEQLVRAANSYLKRRVLFGSDFPLLTPDRWLRDVEQTSLKPEVMPGILKDNAARLFGLGG comes from the coding sequence ATGACCCGCTACGAATCCGCGATCGACCTCGACGCGATCACCGCGATCGACGTCCACGTCCACATCGAAGTCGATGGGCACGGGCACGCCTCGCTGCCGCCCGACCTCGCCGAAGCCGCCGCGAAGTACTTCAGCACCGACGGCGGCGCCCCCGACCTCGATGGCGTGGCCGCCTACTACCGCGAGCGGAAGATGGCGGCCGTGGTGTTCACGGTCGATTCCGAGAGCAACCTCGGCCACGCGCCGCTGTCCAGCGCCGAGATCGCCGACGGCGCCGCGCGCAACAACGACGTGCTGATCCCCTTCGGCTCGGTGGACCCGCGCAAGGGACCGGCGGCGGTGGAGCAGGCCCGCCGCCTCATCGAGGACCACGGCGTGCGGGGCTTCAAGTTCCACCCCACCGTGCAGGGGTTCGACCCGAGCGATCCGCAGTGGTTCCCGCTGTACGAGACGCTGCAGGACGCCGGTGTCGTGGCCCTGTTCCACACCGGCCAGACGGGGATCGGCGCCGGCATGCCCGGAGGCAGGGGCTTCCGCCTGGCGCTGTCGAACCCCATCCTGCTGGATGCGGTGGCCGCGGAGTTCGGCGACCTGCAGATCATCATGGCCCACCCCTCCGTGCCGTGGCAGGACGAGGCGCTCTCGGTGGCCACGCACAAGCACAACACGTGGATCGACCTGTCGGGCTGGAGCCCGAAGTACTTCCCCGAGCAGCTCGTGCGCGCGGCCAACTCCTACCTCAAGCGCCGCGTGCTGTTCGGCTCCGACTTCCCGCTGCTCACCCCCGACCGGTGGCTGCGCGACGTCGAGCAGACCAGCCTCAAGCCCGAAGTCATGCCGGGGATCCTCAAGGACAACGCCGCACGGCTGTTCGGACTGGGGGGCTGA